The following nucleotide sequence is from Eremothecium cymbalariae DBVPG#7215 chromosome 6, complete sequence.
GTCACAACACTCATTTTAAACCCCTAGACTGGTTAGtgtgttgatattttaaaagtaGTAGCATATGTACAGTTTGTTTATCTCGTTAAGAAAGTTTTGATTATTGACAAAGTTTTCCATCATTTTGATTTCGATGCGTGCACCTCTTTACAAAAAGCATCAAACAAAGAACAGACCTTGATCAAAACTAATTATaagcttcttcaaatggTTTATCGAGGGTTTGGACTGGAACACATATCACCACCGGTGAATAAACCGTTTAATGAGATGACTCCCGATGAACAAGGTGAACGAGGTGCTCAAATGATGGTGGATTTCATGACGTCTTGCCCTGGTAAATCCATCATAAGTGGAGTTACTGGTTTTGCATTGGGTGGTATATTTGGTATGTTTATGGCATCCATGGCGTATGATACCCCGTTACATACACCTTCGCCTGCGAATCTTGGCCCTGGGGCTGGTATACCTGGTGTACAAACTATTCAACAAATGGCTGATTTGCCTTTAAAGCAGCAAATTAAAATTCAGTTCACAGATATGGGTAAGAGAGCATATTCTAGTGCTAAGAATTTCGGGTATATAGGCATGATTTATTCTGGCGTGGAGTGTGCAGTTGAGTCTTTAAGGGCTAAAAATGACATTTATAATGGTGTGGCAGCTGGGTGCCTAACTGGTGGTGGATTAGCTTATAAAAGTGGTCCATCTGCTGCACTAATCGGTTGTGCAGGATTTGCTGCATTTTCTACTGCTATTGACTTGTATATGAGACATGAGAATGGAGTACCACCTAAAGATGACTTTAATGAGTGATATTATGAGTGTATAAAGCGTAATTGTGTGTGAATTAAAGTTTAAATGTATATAGTCCTTAATTGCATATTTTCGTGTCCgtatattaaagaaaatagtACACATAGACATTACAAATTGtgagaataataatacaaccTGACCACAttacaaattcaaaatgatAATTTGAAGGTGTAGGGTGGAGAAGTGAAAGAACTTCCTCtaacttttcaacagtTTTATGGAGTTcgtttttaattttttcGGATTCAGAATTGTCATAAACGCTTCCTTCTTGTCTGGATGTATCGAAGTTTCTATCGGTGACAGAATTCTGCATAATCGAATGTGTCATATCTTCATTGACACTTGAAGGCGGATGTTGATAGTAATGTTGTCGTATTTGTTGTAATCTTCTTTCAAAAGTCGCTTTATCTTTTTGCATTATCTTTCTCAGCCTTGATTCAAGATccatattttcattaattgaAGTCTGTTGATCGTTAACTGGCTGTTCTGACATTGTGGATATATATCCAAGCGGTACCGGTTGACCTAATTGTGATCGCAACTGTGTTCTCGTATTATATTTTCTATATCCCACGCGTGAAGCATTAGCCGAACTATTAGTACCTTGTGTCATCTCATATACTGTTTGCTGATTTGAATGTCGATACGGCGTGCTTTCAGCTGATAATCGTATTATGCTTCTGCGTGACCTCAATCTTGGAGTCAAGTCTGCAGCCTCGTCGTCCTCAGGCATCATTTCGCTATCGGAATTAATTGGACTTTGTAGGTTATTTCTGTACTTTCTAGTTGGCGATACACCTCTAATTGCATGTAATGTATGTGGTTTTAGCGTAATATCTGAAAACCCACTGGACTTGTCTCTGTTGATAAACTCCTGAGACATAGTCAAGTCGTCCGGAGAGGGGATATCTACTGTCACAACACTCGTAGAGTTATTAGATACAACTGAGTCACGGTGGCTATGATTAGTTACTTGGTTGTGCCTTCGTCTCTGAACATCTTCATAAagtttgttgatttttgaaACTCTACTTTCGCTCATAAGCCGAGATTCCCTCGATGGTAGGTATGTTGAGCCCATCACCTATTCATATGAGGTTCATGAACGAGAACCTAGTAGTATGAGCTCTATACCGATTCAAGATTAACAGCATTTAAGTTTTTATGGATCTGTCGTGTCTTGCGAAGAAAAGTTTACAAAACTGATCGAGTAGTCGGACTCAGAGCGCACACGACAAAGTAGAATAGACTAATGAAACGTACTTTAGAGTATGTAagtatataaaaacaatttatAATTCTTTAGATAGACGAATGCTGGAGTAGAGAGTAACAATTGGGACAGAAGGATGAggaaaattattaaaatgaAGTTGGATCTGaggaaagaaaatgaaaGCAGATATAGTTAACAAGCAATAAGCAGGTAAAGAGCATCAGATATAATTACATATATCTGACATTGATGGCTAAAATGACATAGTCTAAAGGGTAGACAAGTGTGAGTAGATCAGGTTGTGTCAGTTTCGAGGAGTGGGGGGAGGAAATATTGTGGGAGAAGAGTTCAAGGTTGAGAGATATAATAAGagtttaaaataataaaaacaaaaaagtaGAACAGTATAGTGAAAATGATAGGATTGGTAGTGTAGAATGAAAATGAATAAGAGATgtgaaaataaaaaagaaaataacaAC
It contains:
- the TIM22 gene encoding translocation channel protein TIM22 (similar to Ashbya gossypii ABL148C), whose protein sequence is MVYRGFGLEHISPPVNKPFNEMTPDEQGERGAQMMVDFMTSCPGKSIISGVTGFALGGIFGMFMASMAYDTPLHTPSPANLGPGAGIPGVQTIQQMADLPLKQQIKIQFTDMGKRAYSSAKNFGYIGMIYSGVECAVESLRAKNDIYNGVAAGCLTGGGLAYKSGPSAALIGCAGFAAFSTAIDLYMRHENGVPPKDDFNE
- the KAR1 gene encoding Kar1p (similar to Ashbya gossypii ABL149W), producing MGSTYLPSRESRLMSESRVSKINKLYEDVQRRRHNQVTNHSHRDSVVSNNSTSVVTVDIPSPDDLTMSQEFINRDKSSGFSDITLKPHTLHAIRGVSPTRKYRNNLQSPINSDSEMMPEDDEAADLTPRLRSRRSIIRLSAESTPYRHSNQQTVYEMTQGTNSSANASRVGYRKYNTRTQLRSQLGQPVPLGYISTMSEQPVNDQQTSINENMDLESRLRKIMQKDKATFERRLQQIRQHYYQHPPSSVNEDMTHSIMQNSVTDRNFDTSRQEGSVYDNSESEKIKNELHKTVEKLEEVLSLLHPTPSNYHFEFVMWSGCIIILTICNVYVYYFL